The genomic interval AAAGGTTCAACATGAATGTCACATATCTCAGTGATGAGATATGATGGCCAcaactctctcccacacactcaaTGATTGAACCTTTGACCTGTGCACCTGATTGATAAGCAGACCTgatacacaccttacacacacctcTCCCACTATCTTCTCATCCAGGCTCTCCATGTGTCGGGCCTCCCGGCCTGTGATCCAGCCGCAGAGGACTGTGGGATGGCGGGCCACCGTGTCAAAGCCACAGATCTTCTTATACCACATGTCTCTCCAGGCCCCACCCTCTGACTGAGAGTGCTGGTATACCTCCTCATCCTCGGGTCCAGCGTCCCACACCAGCTGGATCCCGGCACAGTCGTGGGGCCAGAACCTGTCCTCGAACCGCAGGTAAATCTTGTCCACTGTGCCGAAGCCCAGTCTCTCAATGGCGTCGGCCTTGGACTTGGGGAGGGCTGGCTCAAACATGGCCACGGCATTCTCTTTCAGGAAGCCTAAAGGGACGGTCACGATGACGTGGTCTGCCATGAAGCACTGTCCCCCCTGGCACAGCACTCTGACTGGACGGGTGTGGTTCTTCTCCTCCTGCAGGGCCCAGTGGATGCTGTGTACCGGCCTGTCACACAGCAAGGCTCCAGGCGGAAGGTTGTCCAAGAGGGTGTCTGCTAGGGCCTGATAGCCTCCGGGGCCCAGAGAATTGAAGAAGCCCCCCTCCAAGGCCACATAGTGACCCAGCTGCGAGGCAGACACCTCATAGAGGGAGGAGCTGGCCTCATCCGTGCATTCGCTCCTCTTGCACCACTCGAATACCCTCGGGCCGTCCTCCAAGGCCGCCAGGGGTGACTGGGCGAACTCCTCGTCCAGGTAGCCCCCCAGGCTCTGACTGCTGTGCCTAGGCTCCAACTCTGATTCGAAGGCCCTGGAGGTGAGCCCGCTGAAAAAGGAACACACCTGCTCCACCTCGTCCACCGGAAGCTGTCGCCTGCTTTCACGGAAGAAGTAGTCCCTAGGGGTGACAGAGCCTGGCAGGCACATGATGCTGGCTGAGCCTCTCTCCTCCAGCAGCAGGCCCTGCTCCTGGGCTAGCAGGAAGAGAGGGTTGGCCTCCTGACCGTGGATCCAGTTGGCCCCCAGCTCAATTACATTCTGGCCAAAGGGTCTTGTGGTGTAGACCCGGCCTCCGGGCCTGCCCATAGCCTCCAGGACTTGGATGTGCCGAAAGCCAGCTTTCACCAGGGTGGAAGCTGCAGATAAGCCTGATAGACCagcaccaaccaccaccactctGGCAGCACTGTGTGGACTCATTCTGCAGTGAGCTGTCTCCTGAGGGAAGGAGGTGAGAAGGGTACAGTTTTTGCCCTGTCACCATAGAATTGCTTGGGACACATTCCTTCACCAAAAACTAAACTTTCCAATTGCATGCTGTATTTGTGCAGCTGTTTAACAACAAATAATAGACCATTTCAGTTGCTCAAAAGTTTAGCCAAAAATGTAAGGGACAGTGGGGTAAGTCATGCCAAAGGTTTAGTTGAGTCACTTTTTGTTTCTAGGAAACTATACACAAAATGAAtcatgtgaccaaatatttaagAAGATGTCATCATGttatggagtctgtgaaggaagaaaccacatggaaaaattGAGGTAAAAAAGGGTATTAATCAAGTCcaatgaatgtattgtgttataggtttcatgatgcttgtatctaagcCAAAATACATGGTCTTAAAACTGTTTCATACAttagttggggtctctataagctacaaGATGAGGTCCTAAACCGATCACGAAAGTTTATCCTTGTAGCtttgtgggctaatatagtcaaaatggtTGCTTTGGGGTAAATTGTGCCCTTTGGCGAGTTGAGCCAATGGCTAATCAATATAACCCATACAAATGATTACATTTTGTTCGTTTTATGCATAATATGAATAGTATTTTGAAGACACCCCGCATTTGTTTGATTCAAGTTGCCTCTAAGCCACACTTGAAGTGTTTTACTCACAGGCATAATGCAAGGCATTATGGCTGGGATATGAGTTCACACCCGGGCCTGAGCCTATGTTAAAagtgtacaaaaaaaatacaaagtgTTAGAAATGTGTCGCTGTTCTCAATTTATCGCCGAGACCTAGCGCTGAGTGTCCTGGTGGGCGTAGTTCTTCCTTCCTTCCGTATTACCTCTAGGTGTCGACTCAGTTTACCCAGATTGCAATACACTATTTTGGTCAATTCTGTTTTCCCGGTTAAATTTGTCCTGGTTATCGAGTCTTCCTCGTTTTTTCAtgttttcactctcaaaatcacaacaatgcttaaaccacatcaggagcaCGTTTGAGGTCTGGGAACAATCAATACAGTACATTTGGAGGGTGTAGTTGCCCTTTAATTCAATTGCTCGCTTAGCGAGAACGGGTTGTGTTTGGCTAGCGATGTTTTTGAACTCTACAATGTACAGTGTGTCAATTTCTCTCATACCTAGCGCCGAGACTCCTAGTGGGCATAGTTCTTCCTGATGTCGTATTACCTCTAGGTGCCAACGCTGTCAGCCTCGACGGTAATACACTCGTGTCCCCTCCATGGACTGACATACATAAAGCATCCTTTATTCTGGCTGCGAAGGCATCGGTTTCCTCCTTAACTAGATTTAATAGCTCGTCTATGGAAGAAAATATGGGAAATTTGCGTACTATACTGTTAATAGAACACACATGTCCACCACCATGTATGTGGCTAATGCTACTTCCTGATGTTGTGGTGCGTGTTCAGCCAGTGGTAAACAAGACTCACGAGGTGTGCAACATCCGGAAGTTGTCAGAAAATCCTGAAAATGGTGGTAGGAAATTATGTTATATTAAGAGAGCACAAATAttttcccattttttttttttaccggaAAGCCATTAAGTCTAGTTCAGGAGGAAACCGAAGCAAGTTTTCACAACCTTGTACGTGGCTTGATTCATGcgtccttcacaaagacaaatcttcccgattccagccttgctgaagcacccccagatcgtcaccgatcctccaccaaatttcacagtgaGTGCGAGACCTGGAGTGGCCTACAAGCCACAGtgtctcgcacccactgtgaaatttggtggaggaagaaAACAAAGCTTCCTTCTGCTCTGGCAATATTTGGGataaatgttgtcagtagtttatagaataaaccaaacacatacctataaatagtcaAATGCAGTGGTCTCTTAATTTTTTCCAGAGCTGTGTACTTTTCATAGTCATGGTACGCTTTGTGTAAAATTGAAAGTAAAAAATAACTAAATTTCCTACAACAAACAAAAAGTGGATTTTTATCCATCCTCCCCAATTCAGAATATATATAATTTTCATGGTCATGGCAAGCTTTGTCTAAGAGCTAAAGCTGAAGCTGAAGATTAAAAGCTGGAAAAGAAAACATATCAACATTTCCATCCCTAAAAAGCAATTAATcttgttaacccccccccccccccccatgttctacaacatccgtagagaaCGACACACttttaacgtggcaccgtcataagatgcGACCTGTCAGTTTGTAACATTTCTGCCCCTGTTATTGTTAAGTGGAAACGTTTAGCagtaacaacagctcagccgcgaagtcaCAGAATGGAACAGCCAAGTGTTGAAGCGTGTAGCGCAtcaaaatcgtctgtcctcagttgcaacactcagtaGTGAggtacaaactgcctctggaagggACATCAACACAATAATTGttcttcgggagcttcatgaaatgggcttccatggccaagcaactgcaaacaagcctaagatcaccatgtgcaatgccaagcttcagctggaatggtgtaaagctcgacGCCATTGGACtcgggagcagtggaaacgcgctcTCTGGAGTGAGGAATCACGATTCATCATCTAGCAGACCGACGGACgattctgggtttggcggatgccaggagaacgctacctgcaccaatgcatagtgccaactgtgaagtttgTTGAAGAATAaataatggcctggggctgtttttcatggtttggactaggccccttagttacagtgaagggaaatcttaacgctacagcacacaatgTCATTCGAGACGaccaatgcatagtgctaactgtgAAGTTTGTTGAAGaataaataatggtctggggctgtttttcatggtttggactaggccccttagttacagtgaagggaaatcttaacgctacagcacacaatgacattcgAGACGaccaatgcatagtgctaactgtgAAGTTTGTTGAAGaataaataatggtctggggctgtttttcatggtttggactaggccccttagttacagtgaagggaaatcttaacgctacagcacacaatggcattcgagacgattctgtgcttccaactttgtggcaacagtttggggaaggccctttcctgtttcagcatgacaatgcccccgtgcacaaagcgaggtccatacagaaatggtttgtcaagatcggtgaggaagaacttgactggcttgcacagaaacctgacctcaaccccattgaacacctttgggatgaattggaacacagactgcgagccaggcctaataggCCAACATCAGtttccaacctcactaatgctcttgtggctgaacagAAGCAactccccgcagcaatgttccaacatctaactGCATGTTAGGGACTGAAAGAAAACAGACAGCCTgtgagctttgcacactcttggaattctctcaaccagcttcacctggaatgcttttccaacagtcttgaacgggttcccacatatgctgagcacttgttggctgcttttccttccctctgtggtccaactcatcccaaaccatctcaattgggttgaggtcgggggattgtggccaggtcatctgatgcattacttcatcactctccttttatgtcaaatagcccttacacagcatggaggtgtgttgggtcattgtcctgttgaaaaacaaatggtccCACTAAGttcaaaccagatgtgatggcatattgctgcagaatgctgtagtagccatgctggttatgtgtgccttgaattgtaaataaatcacagacaatgacaccagcaaagcaccatcacatgctcctcctccatgcttcacggtgggaaccacacatgcggagatcatccattcacctactccgcgtctcacaaagacacggcggttggaaccaagcatctcaaatttggactcatcagaccaaaggatagatttccaccagtctaatgtccattgctcatctTTATTGGCCCAAATAAGTatcctcttcttattggtgtcctttagtagtggtttctttgcaggaattcaaccatgaaggcctgatttatgcagtcgcctctgaacagttgatgttgagatgtgtctgttacttgaacactctgtgaagcacttatttgggctgcaatttctgaggctggtaactctaatgaacttatcctctgcagcagagttaattctggatcttcctttcctgtggcagtcctcatgagagccagtttcatcatagcgcttgatggtttttgcaactgcacttgaagaaactttcaaagttcttgaaatattatggattgactgaccttcatgtcttgaagtaatgatggattgttgtttctctttgcttatttaagctgttcttgccataatatggacttggtcttttaccaaataaggccatcttctgtataaccctaccttgtcataacacaactgattggctcaaacgcattaagaaagtacgaaattccacaaatgatcttttaacaaggcacacctgttaattgaaatgcattacaggtgactacctcatgaagctggttgaaagaatgccaagagtgtacaaaactgtcatcaaggcaaagggtggctcctttgaagaatctcaaacataaaatatattttgatctgtttaacacttgtttggttactacatgattccatatgtgatttTAGAGTTTTGatattttcactattattctacaatgtggaaaaataaaggaaaacagTGGAATGagtagtgtgtccaaacttttgactggtaactTTATTTTTCCTAGCATCTATGCGGAGCAATACTGGTAAGGGAGAACAGGAGCGACTTGAGAAGATGGCAGAAAAGGAAATAAGGAAGAAAGTGGAGCATATTATTAATAGACATGGAGTGGAGGATAACACAGGCCTTCTAAAAGATCTAGTGAAGGAGAAGATAATGGACAAGAAAAAAAGGAAAGCAGTGGAAACGTTTGAGGGAATATGGAATGAGGGATTTCACAGAACTTTTGGAAGAACTTTAGGAAATGGAGTAGGACGAGTGTGAAGATGAATTAGATGTGGTGGCAGGTGCAGTGATGACTGTTGAGAAGAAGTTGAGTGTAGAGGGAAGCAGTGTGACAAGGAAGGTTGGTTTCATGTACAAAAAAAGGGATACGTGTTTCAGTAGCTCAGTGATGGGCCCTGACGAGAGTGTGGATGAAGTTCCTGCAGTGAGGACCACCAAGGTCGGGCCGTGTCCGAGGATGTAAAGGATGATTCTGGGCCAGCGCGAGTGATATTTGTGTAGAGAATGGATCCTTCCATTTTGGCTGATAATATGTGGTGGTAGGTTGAGTGGAGAAGAGGTTCGAGACTGTTGAGTTGGTGAAAGTAACTAGGAGTGGACTAGGGAACTAGGGATGATTTGTTGTGTTTCTTCAGCCCAGAGGGAGCGGGTGCTCTGGGTCACGCGATTAGAGACAATAAATGTGACTTGCTTTGATCTCCAGAGCAGGGCACCTTTGTAAGGAGTGATAACGTGGGTAGCATTAAAGATCAGTTGAAAGTGAAGATTCCCGGTGTCTGTTCGCCATTTGTTGCAACCAAGGTTGGGTAGGtgactttctaaatgtaatctgttagttacgttacctgtccaaaattgtaatcagttacgtaacttttggattatcCAAACTCAGTAacaatctgattacattcagttacttttagatgacCTTCCCCTttagaggcattagaagaagataaaaatgtatgttaccaattgaacgacatctattgcagaaTAAATCAATGttcaagtttacatagctggccaattttactttatgggttggttatgtaggctgcTTTTAACCCATTACCTTCTACATAATACGATTAAATTATAAATGacatctttacattaaaaaccaaagtctatcagaattacAGTCATTCCagtaaatgttataccccttgatcttcaagaataggacttggaaatatggaagtatagattagccaaattgctttacctgagcataacccaaaaactaaggacttattagccaggcCTACGCTGTTgcttatgattttgttgtcatggaggccCAAACACATACACTTGTTCTGTTTTTTATTCCtttaatgtccttgttttttgagGTGGGAGTTGAGCAGGGTCTGTGTTTTGTTTACCTCTGAATCAGAAGACTGACTATACCGGCACACTTTACAGTGACAAAACAAGGGTTATGACACATTTTTTCATCTGGTTTTCATCTGGTTCGAGTTGAAAaaaatgctgcgctcatggaatggcatgctttgggcactactgaaaagtgctatttacacgtgaaaaatgaatgccatgtgctgcatttgctataggcctattgtttatctttctgttggtgacactttgatatcttgctaatatgcagctgtttaaagggcaaatccacatatgaagccctgacctcaatcctatagaaaatttgtggacagaactgaaaaatcatgtgcgagcaaggaggcctacacacctgactcagttacatcagctctgtcaggaggaaggggacaaaattcacccaacttattgtgggaagcttgtggaaggttacccgaaacgtttgacccaacttaaacaatttgaaggtaaaacttctgacccactgggaattatgatgaaagaaataaaagctgaaataaattattctctctattattctgacttttcacattcttaaaataaagtggtgatcctaactgacctaaaacatggcattttactgggattaaatgtcaggaattgtgaaaaactgagtttaaatgtatttggctaaggtgtatgtaaacgtccgacatcaactgtatatacagtgtatatatatatatatatatattatatatatatatatatatatatatatatatatatatatatatatatacactggagagagagagagagtccaaaaatggatgtaggaactacagattgcccctttaaattaATAATCAAAACTGTGGGTGGTTGGTGTGTCATCATGGTGGTTTCTGACTTGTGCTCAGACATGCTCaagtggaacaaacttaaacttgcacctttttCAATGTTGATttaaatgtcattgagaaaacaaagaAGTGTGAAAGCATTTTTAATACGCTACTCCCCAACCCTGGTTGCGACACAGATCCTGCCGGAGAGCGTTGGGAAACGGAAAATAAGTTGTCTGTTCTGTTGAGTTTTGTTGTAATCTTTGGCAGATAAGGTTAGGGTAGGAAGTGAGAGTTATCCCGTGAAATACTTCAGTGTTTAATGGGTCAAATTTATGGGCATGTCGCAGCAGTAAGTAGGAGGGAGAgtcctagatgtgagaagtgtgcaagAGCGCATGAGATGATGGAATGTGTAGTTTGGATGTTAGTTGTGGGGGTGCCCATGGGGCAAGAGCTCGGAGGTGTCCGGTGAGagaaaggcaggttgaggttgcTAATGTCAGAGTAGTACAGATAGTGTCGTATGCGGAAGTGGTGAagagagtggtagaggaagatgcgtacagggtgagggatcctgagaggattccTGCGATTAGGCAGAGACTAATAGAGAGTGATGGGAAGAATACTGTATTTGTTTCAGTAACGTAGGTTTCTTGGCATTCATAGCTATGGTTGCCAATTGTACTGCATAAATTATTTTATCTTTTAAATCACATTAAATAAAAGGTTGTTGGCAGCAGCAGAGAAATACTTGGGACTGCGAAGTTTTACTGCATAACAGTTGCGGGGGGTGTTGAGTGGTAGTGTTCTGACCTCACAGACGTTGGTCTGGAGTAGGATTAGATAGGTTTAATAGTGGAATGTGGTGGTGTGGTATAGAGGACTATTTTCCCTATGCTAAGTAGACTAGCTAAAGATGTAGTTTAAAATGTATTGGGCTGTAAGCTAAGGTTTCATTCAAACAGGCTAtacatttaagcaataaggcacgaaggggtgtggtatatggccaatataccacagctaagggctgttcatacgcacgacgcaatgcggagtgcctggatacagcccttagccgtggtatattggccatataccacaatcccctgaggtgccttattgctattagaaactggttacaaatgtaattagagcagtaaaaataaatgttttgtcatacctgtggtatacagtctgatataccacggctgtcagcgaatcagcattcagggctcaaattAAGTTTATAATTGAAAACAATTGCATCCTACCTGTGTTGATTTCGATAGCATATAGTCTAGGCAGGCTGGGCTGGGAAACTCAAGGACTCAGATTTCAAGAGAGAATACTGTTATGTAGGAAGAACAAGACTAAAGTCTTTATAAACTGCTTGGGTGTGTCTACAACTCTCCTCACATTGTTGAGCTAACATAACTGGTTAGTTAAAGTATGGTGGCTCCCGTAGGACATTTTAAGTTGAGTAAAAAGGAACACACAACAATAATATACAAGGGCTACATAGCGACCATAAACAAAAACAACTGTTTATATGGATTCTCATGATAATTAAAATTGGCATACGCTATGCACTGTATATGGATTGATGCTCTCTACACTCTCACGCAAATTCGTACTCCGTTGACAACGCCTCTCCATGTGGTTTCTGCTTTAAATTCTGGACTAAAATCTCACACTGGGTAGGCTAGCCTTTGGACCCATACTGTTTAGCACAGTTAGAACAAGGAGGAGTTCTCCGAATGTCTTCGGTAGTCCTCTTTATATGATATAAAACGCAAAATAAAATGTATCTTGCAGTGGCATCTTAAGAACACTCTGGGATTCTATTTGATTAATTTGTGCACTCCATAATTTGTACATTCATGCATATCCAGACCTCATTACAACTAGCCGAACATGTGTAGCTACAGCAGCTGTTTGACAGCATGATCTTCCTAGTGACTGTTATGCTACTGACATCTTCTGGACATAATTAGAACATTTTTTGCAACATTGCCAGGTACCAATGACTGATTTTATTACTGATAGGGAAATGGAAAAGGGGATACCaagtcagctgtacaactgaatgcaatcaactgaaatgtgtctgcaTGAAGCATGAAGTTGATGTAAAGTATgttagtaaaacatttttttgcagcAGCTGCAGGCCtactcaaacacacagacaaatatcAAGTTTACAACATCATTGTAGtgaatttatttaatttaaatatAGAACAGACTTTCCatagagagaatatatatatattctttcaaTTTAAAATTAAAACAAAACAGTGTGGTCTAGATATAGCAATTTATATAGTAGCCTACATTTTAATGAGTCATTGTAAAGCCTTTTCAGAATTCCCAACATAGAAGACAGCTGAACCCCAACTAAACCAACTAgtacataacgttctgagaaccatatgtttcttaagGCGTggcctatggttattttgcatacaaccttcccacaacttttttttttacccatctaccaaaaggtgcccttctttgcgaggcattggaaaacctccctggtctttgtggttgagtctgtgtttaaaatgcacagctcgactgagggatcttacagataatcgtatgtgtgtggtacagagatggggtagtcatttaaaaatcacgttaaacaatattattgcacacagtgagtccatgcaacttatgtgacttgttcagcacatttgtactcctgaacttatttaggcttgccataacaaaggggttgaatacttattgtctTAAGACCTTTCAGcttttgttttttaattaatttgGAAAAAATATAATGAgactttggcattatggggtattgtgtttagtaccagcaaaacaccagtctcaacatcaatagtgaagaggcgataccgggatgctggccttcaaggcagagctgcaaagaaaaagccatatctcagactgggcaataaaaataaaagattaagatgggcaaaagaacacagacagtggacagaggaactctgccgagaaggccagcataccggagtcacctcttcactgttgacattgagactggtgttttgcgggtactatttaatgaaactgccagttgagggtttgtgaggcatctgtttctcaaactagacactctaatgcacttgtcctcatgctcagttgtgcatcggggagtttcttgccaatttctcgcatggaatagccttaatttctcagaacaagaatagacagacgattttcagaagaaagttatttgtttctgaaagtaatttgtttctggccattttgagcctgtaatcgaacccacaaatgctgatgctccagttactcaactagcctaaaggacagttttattgcttctttaaaacaaaaacaacagttttcagctgtgctaacataattacaaaagggttttctaatgatcaatttgcctttcaaaatgatcaacttgattagctaacacaacttgccattggaacacgggagtgatggttgctgataatgggcctctgtacgcgtatgtagatattccataacaaataaaaaaatctgccgtttccagctacaatagccatttacaactttatcaatgtctacactgtatttctgatcaatttgatgttatattaaatggacaaaaaatgtgcttatctttctaaaacaaggacatttctaattgaccctaaacctttgaactgtagtgtatttgtatttacattcAGCGATAGATATTGTAGGCTGCTTGGTAACAAATGGCTATCACCTGTCTTTAACATGTCAAAGGGCAGCTTTGTCCGTCCTCTCCAGGAAGTGCAGATTGACCTGCCTGTCTGCTACTAAGACGGAGCGATTGAGAGCTTTCACCTCTCTTATGCTGGGGTCCGGTCTGATTTCAAATAGCTTGATTATCTGGGGGAGAGAAAATATAATTTTCAGTCATTGTCAGTGTCTCTCCAGGAGTATTCATGTTCAAAAAACATTCCTGTCCTATCGGCTTCCTGACAACCACCAACCGCTTTGAGTTCTAGATCTAGTAGTAACTGAAGTAATCCTACAGATCAAGATGCCTTTATATATTCACTAAGAGAGAATAGGCCTAAGTCGTCCACCTAAGCATCAAGCAAGAGTCCTGGCCAGCGTTTCCTTTTTAGGAGGGTATTTTCCACAATTTTCAATACCCTGTCCAAACCTTTAACTACACAGTCTTTCTTGAGGAGGAAGTATGTCTGTGAAATCTTCATATTAAACACTATTGCAGTCAATTGCTTTTTTCGATAGATATTCTCATTGTTCAACTCAAAGTTGGATCAGTTTAATATCAACCAACATCTATAATGATGTATGTAGGCCAATACGTAATTCAGAATGACTATATAATCTTGAGGGTcagaataatatttttttcttcctTTTAGCCACTTTGATTTTTAGCCACTGATGCTATTAGCCTTTGCAACACCTGTGCCATtgttcccttctccctgagtgctgcgggCTCTCCATCAGGTGATTGGGTCTTTCtaacaggctacaagtgaagacagacacttcGGGGATGCAACAGCGCCGTctttatccaattccgaggtgcatattgaataTATTggaaaactgtccacatttacttttcgtcagcctcGGGATTCGGGATTCGGGATTCGTCAAACCTTACCAAACATATAGGTCTATGGGCTAGGTTACATGTGTGCGAGCGACTATGATTCGAAAAAGTCGCCCATTAgactaatattgtcacccatcagactattcttgatttaatcttgtctttacatatatgtgtgaaatgtgtttttatttagaatggaccattatcatgcacctgtctcagaacaggggcaggggaaatatacatgtcatctatgcacttaaatagcaaatggaggatgcttttcccatggttaattttcatgccagccaggtagtcTATACTCATTTTGTatatataagcaatgtgcttaatattaggaaagttgagaaataaatatagtaggcctagccttgatgggatcctcctctctttaatagaggccatcactctgttttctctcgCAATTGCATAGCCAatatgaagtgtttgattagattttagatgacatttgcattgatatcaaagtgattagagggacaatagagtgctgagtaccaggcagttagcaagtttggtaggttactaatgaccatcaccaacatcagagcttggagaagcctaattaccatgactaaacggtcacatggaatgTGACTGCCCTCATGAATCGTGACCGTAATAAGGT from Oncorhynchus kisutch isolate 150728-3 linkage group LG26, Okis_V2, whole genome shotgun sequence carries:
- the zgc:66484 gene encoding spermine oxidase isoform X2, with the protein product MSPHSAARVVVVGAGLSGLSAASTLVKAGFRHIQVLEAMGRPGGRVYTTRPFGQNVIELGANWIHGQEANPLFLLAQEQGLLLEERGSASIMCLPGSVTPRDYFFRESRRQLPVDEVEQVCSFFSGLTSRAFESELEPRHSSQSLGGYLDEEFAQSPLAALEDGPRVFEWCKRSECTDEASSSLYEVSASQLGHYVALEGGFFNSLGPGGYQALADTLLDNLPPGALLCDRPVHSIHWALQEEKNHTRPVRVLCQGGQCFMADHVIVTVPLGFLKENAVAMFEPALPKSKADAIERLGFGTVDKIYLRFEDRFWPHDCAGIQLVWDAGPEDEEVYQHSQSEGGAWRDMWYKKICGFDTVARHPTVLCGWITGREARHMESLDEKIVGEVCVRMLRSFTGWSVPEPAQVLMSKWGSERFVRGSYTYPPPGVDAVREHTALAAPLPLPCEAGYSQAKPLQVLFAGEATHVNFYTTTHGAYMTGIREAQRLIDHYADSEPRFL
- the zgc:66484 gene encoding spermine oxidase isoform X1, with product MLSKSTQETAHCRMSPHSAARVVVVGAGLSGLSAASTLVKAGFRHIQVLEAMGRPGGRVYTTRPFGQNVIELGANWIHGQEANPLFLLAQEQGLLLEERGSASIMCLPGSVTPRDYFFRESRRQLPVDEVEQVCSFFSGLTSRAFESELEPRHSSQSLGGYLDEEFAQSPLAALEDGPRVFEWCKRSECTDEASSSLYEVSASQLGHYVALEGGFFNSLGPGGYQALADTLLDNLPPGALLCDRPVHSIHWALQEEKNHTRPVRVLCQGGQCFMADHVIVTVPLGFLKENAVAMFEPALPKSKADAIERLGFGTVDKIYLRFEDRFWPHDCAGIQLVWDAGPEDEEVYQHSQSEGGAWRDMWYKKICGFDTVARHPTVLCGWITGREARHMESLDEKIVGEVCVRMLRSFTGWSVPEPAQVLMSKWGSERFVRGSYTYPPPGVDAVREHTALAAPLPLPCEAGYSQAKPLQVLFAGEATHVNFYTTTHGAYMTGIREAQRLIDHYADSEPRFL